From a single Pieris rapae chromosome 17, ilPieRapa1.1, whole genome shotgun sequence genomic region:
- the LOC111000490 gene encoding ras-related protein Rap1, translated as MREYKIVVLGSGGVGKSALTVQFVQGIFVEKYDPTIEDSYRKQVEVDGQQCMLEILDTAGTEQFTAMRDLYMKNGQGFVLVYSITAQSTFNDLQDLREQILRVKDTNDVPMVLVGNKCDLDAERVVGKQQGANLANHFNCVFMETSAKAKISVNEVFYDLVRQINKKSPKEVNKPRSRKHICRLL; from the coding sequence ATGCGTGAATACAAAATAGTCGTGTTAGGTAGCGGGGGCGTGGGAAAGTCCGCACTGACAGTACAATTTGTACAAGGCATCTTTGTGGAGAAATACGACCCCACCATCGAGGACAGCTATCGAAAACAAGTGGAAGTTGATGGACAACAATGTATGCTCGAAATCCTTGACACTGCCGGCACTGAACAATTTACTGCAATGAGAGACTTGTATATGAAGAACGGACAAGGTTTCGTGTTAGTGTATTCTATAACCGCACAATCGACATTCAACGATCTACAAGATTTAAGGGAGCAGATATTGCGGGTGAAGGACACTAACGATGTCCCCATGGTCCTGGTGGGCAACAAGTGTGACCTGGATGCGGAGCGCGTGGTTGGTAAGCAGCAGGGTGCCAACCTCGCAAATCATTTCAATTGCGTCTTCATGGAGACCTCTGCCAAGGCTAAAATCAGTGTGAATGAAGTGTTCTACGATCTAGTGCgacaaatcaataaaaagtCTCCCAAAGAGGTAAACAAACCAAGAAGCAGAAAGCACATATGTCGTCTGCTGTAA